The Pirellulimonas nuda genome includes a region encoding these proteins:
- a CDS encoding ISAs1 family transposase — protein MASANVPVILTHFEELSDPRMDRTKQRRLGDMVAIAICGAICGADTWADVERFGREKIEWFRTFLRLENGVPSHDTFGRVFALLDTSEFYNCLANWVASLQLDLKGKTVAIDGKTLRRSHDKSVGRSALHVVNAWATDLGVSIGQVATEEKSNEITAVPRLLEMLAIEGAVVTLDAMHCQKETARAIRNRGADYVLQVKANQPSVHDALQELFIEFGDADYRGVRRHTTVEKSHGREERREYYVAPAPESLARDWRDVRSVGMVYRCREASGKESREVSFFLSPPRRTRRKCGRWPGMCGGTGGWKTHCTGRSM, from the coding sequence ATGGCGTCTGCAAACGTTCCTGTAATTCTTACACACTTCGAGGAGCTGTCCGATCCGCGTATGGATCGGACGAAGCAGCGCCGTCTGGGCGACATGGTGGCCATCGCCATCTGCGGCGCGATCTGCGGCGCCGACACGTGGGCCGATGTGGAGCGGTTCGGCCGCGAGAAGATCGAGTGGTTCCGCACGTTCCTGCGTCTTGAGAACGGCGTCCCCTCGCACGACACGTTCGGGCGGGTGTTCGCCTTGCTCGACACCAGCGAGTTCTACAACTGCTTGGCGAACTGGGTCGCTAGCCTGCAGCTCGACCTGAAGGGGAAGACCGTGGCGATCGATGGCAAGACCCTCCGCAGGTCGCACGACAAGTCGGTCGGCCGCTCGGCGCTGCACGTGGTCAATGCGTGGGCGACCGACCTGGGGGTGTCGATCGGCCAGGTGGCGACCGAAGAGAAGTCGAACGAGATCACCGCGGTTCCCCGGCTTCTTGAGATGCTGGCGATCGAGGGGGCGGTGGTCACCCTCGACGCCATGCACTGTCAGAAGGAGACCGCCCGAGCGATCCGCAACCGCGGCGCCGACTACGTGCTGCAGGTCAAAGCCAATCAGCCTTCGGTGCACGACGCGCTGCAAGAGTTGTTCATCGAGTTCGGCGACGCCGACTACCGCGGCGTGCGTCGGCACACGACCGTCGAGAAGAGCCACGGGCGCGAGGAGCGGCGGGAGTATTACGTCGCGCCCGCGCCCGAGTCGCTTGCCCGCGACTGGCGCGATGTCCGCTCGGTCGGCATGGTGTACCGCTGCCGCGAGGCCAGCGGCAAAGAGAGCCGCGAGGTGTCGTTTTTCCTCAGTCCGCCGCGGCGGACCCGCCGAAAGTGCGGTCGTTGGCCGGGCATGTGCGGGGGCACTGGCGGGTGGAAAACGCACTGCACTGGTCGCTCGATGTAA
- the tnpA gene encoding IS200/IS605 family transposase codes for MRNQILQGSVSLDHVHVLLSCPPTLSPSKIMQYIKGKTSRKLMMEFKHIERRFWGRHLWARGYFVATSGNVTDEAIAAYIRGQDGAEPSDGDDRFQVTPPS; via the coding sequence GTGAGGAACCAGATTCTGCAGGGGTCGGTGTCGCTCGATCACGTGCACGTATTGCTGTCGTGCCCGCCGACACTCTCGCCGAGCAAGATTATGCAGTACATCAAGGGGAAGACGTCGCGGAAGCTGATGATGGAGTTCAAGCACATTGAGAGGCGGTTCTGGGGTCGGCATCTGTGGGCGCGGGGCTACTTCGTGGCGACCAGCGGTAACGTGACCGACGAGGCTATCGCGGCGTACATCCGCGGGCAGGACGGCGCCGAACCAAGCGATGGTGACGACCGATTCCAAGTTACTCCACCATCGTGA
- a CDS encoding PEP-CTERM sorting domain-containing protein encodes MSVDAANINVDFGTGGAVQTGLAAAPDAAGAVAQWNGTTGGSPSVASLLDSFGNATAVGMSVGSRGAFSAATPHSEVSAAAGVADLMTDYLTSRANSNQEDLRTGQITGLLAGSSYDLYFYGQGDNFVDTNNNGGQNVGVRIGADVRHTSWDGVVGGDGFLVEDIEYVVFRGIVADGAGAISFEHFNPGTGAHATDMSFWDSDGGANAVDMDGNASRFHALNGVQIVGTFPAPVPEPASLSLLLCAGIGMLAYRRRS; translated from the coding sequence GTGTCTGTGGATGCCGCCAATATCAACGTTGATTTTGGAACCGGCGGCGCTGTGCAGACGGGCCTGGCCGCCGCACCAGACGCTGCCGGGGCGGTTGCGCAGTGGAACGGGACGACCGGCGGAAGCCCCTCTGTGGCTTCGTTGCTCGATTCGTTCGGCAACGCCACCGCCGTGGGAATGTCTGTTGGCTCACGCGGCGCTTTTAGCGCCGCGACCCCCCATTCGGAAGTTTCTGCCGCCGCCGGGGTTGCCGATTTGATGACGGATTACCTCACGTCCAGGGCCAACAGCAACCAGGAAGACCTTAGGACGGGTCAGATCACGGGCCTGCTGGCCGGAAGCAGCTACGACTTGTACTTCTACGGCCAAGGCGACAACTTTGTCGACACGAACAACAACGGCGGACAGAACGTCGGGGTCCGGATCGGAGCCGATGTCCGCCACACGAGTTGGGACGGGGTCGTCGGTGGCGACGGATTTCTGGTCGAGGACATCGAGTACGTTGTCTTCCGCGGCATTGTCGCCGACGGCGCCGGCGCTATCTCCTTTGAGCACTTCAATCCGGGGACCGGCGCCCACGCCACGGATATGTCGTTCTGGGACAGCGACGGCGGCGCCAACGCGGTCGACATGGACGGCAATGCTTCGCGTTTCCACGCACTCAACGGCGTCCAGATCGTCGGCACGTTCCCGGCGCCCGTCCCGGAGCCCGCCTCCTTGTCGCTGCTTCTCTGCGCCGGCATCGGCATGCTGGCCTACCGACGCCGGTCCTAA
- a CDS encoding TlpA family protein disulfide reductase, which translates to MARSMLFEVPSNQVKCDLGVLDVALPRDKDGIPRDLTEYFGKAPPELEITDARGVPKNVKLVDFHGKWVILDFWALWCGPCIRKSLPELMEFYEEHSADRDRFEVLAICNTEQEKAQTMAAYDALAAPLVEGAWSGKQLPFPVLLDGEGRTYSKYGVQGWPTMLLINPEGHLVKGGDLAMLAKNLREQKP; encoded by the coding sequence GTGGCAAGGTCGATGCTTTTCGAGGTGCCTAGCAATCAAGTGAAGTGCGATTTGGGCGTGCTCGACGTAGCACTGCCGCGCGACAAGGATGGCATCCCACGCGATTTGACGGAGTACTTTGGGAAAGCTCCGCCGGAGCTGGAGATCACCGACGCTCGCGGGGTGCCCAAGAATGTGAAGCTAGTCGATTTTCACGGCAAGTGGGTGATACTCGATTTTTGGGCGCTCTGGTGCGGTCCCTGTATCCGGAAGAGCTTGCCCGAACTTATGGAGTTTTATGAGGAGCACTCGGCTGACCGCGACCGCTTTGAGGTTCTCGCCATCTGCAACACGGAGCAGGAGAAGGCTCAAACGATGGCGGCTTACGACGCTCTCGCGGCACCCCTCGTTGAGGGAGCTTGGTCCGGCAAGCAATTGCCGTTTCCTGTTCTGCTCGATGGCGAGGGGAGAACCTACAGTAAGTATGGCGTCCAGGGCTGGCCCACCATGCTCCTAATCAACCCTGAAGGTCATCTCGTCAAAGGCGGCGATCTAGCAATGCTGGCTAAAAACCTCCGAGAGCAGAAGCCCTAG
- a CDS encoding arylsulfatase, with amino-acid sequence MMNYPSLRTFVSFIVSVAFSATGLCQRPNIVVIMVDDLGFSDIGCYGAEIETPNLDALAAGGLRFSQFYNTAKCHSSRVSLLSGQYCIPAGDKALTHAVTLAEVLRDGGYFTAMTGKWHLNGNPLDFGFQRYFGHLSGATNYFKGNGSFRLGRQPWKVPPRDFYTTVADVTFAIEFLNEARQTRKPWCLYVAFNAPHAPLHALQEDFDKYHGRYDAGWDAVRSARVAKQKQIGLLPVDQQESLRPEHVPAWNDLTPGQQGNEVIKMQTLAAMIDRVDQEIGRLVEDLRSAGELDNTLILFVSDNGACPYGGSSSETDVEPTSGGVSLGDSTGWAWARNSPLRYYKQNQFEGGISTPAIVHWPNGLSTKAGAIAHEPVHLIDVLPTLADVTESTIPTTYAGRDLRPVSGVSLKPILKAESLEDRPPIHLQFQNDRGLRSGDWKLVSFSGDAWELYNLAEDRAENNNLAEANPERLADMVESWTEMAVNELHLPEKFIGPPKRTQQPHTHPKWSKYSTQSAATSSTHTDTRTDLKPVGAIEPRARRNTKLEMADGVVRLIASGDDPGILIDWRDRQLPDGPYRFVMRVRAGDAADGELMYTVNPGDNPQRGKKIAFAIEGDSNAWQDIDLLIPERQRIFRLRVDPRKQPGELLISEIRLIGADGSVITSWPISRTGENRKD; translated from the coding sequence ATGATGAACTACCCATCTCTTCGGACTTTCGTTTCGTTCATCGTCTCCGTTGCATTCAGCGCGACGGGCCTATGCCAACGGCCCAACATCGTTGTCATCATGGTCGACGACCTAGGCTTCTCTGACATCGGCTGTTACGGCGCAGAAATCGAAACGCCAAACCTAGACGCGCTCGCAGCGGGCGGCTTACGGTTCTCGCAGTTCTACAACACGGCGAAATGCCATTCGTCGCGGGTGTCTTTGCTGTCGGGCCAGTACTGCATTCCCGCCGGTGATAAAGCACTGACGCATGCGGTGACTTTAGCCGAAGTGCTTCGCGACGGCGGCTACTTCACCGCCATGACCGGCAAGTGGCACTTGAATGGGAATCCGCTGGACTTCGGATTTCAACGATATTTTGGACACCTCAGCGGAGCGACCAATTACTTCAAAGGCAACGGCTCTTTTCGTCTAGGCCGTCAACCATGGAAGGTTCCGCCAAGAGATTTTTACACAACCGTTGCAGACGTCACGTTTGCCATCGAGTTTCTCAACGAAGCTCGTCAAACGCGTAAGCCGTGGTGCCTATACGTCGCTTTTAATGCACCGCACGCGCCCTTGCATGCCCTTCAAGAAGACTTCGATAAGTACCACGGTCGGTACGACGCGGGCTGGGACGCCGTTCGGTCGGCGCGAGTCGCCAAGCAGAAGCAGATCGGCTTGTTGCCAGTGGATCAGCAAGAAAGTCTTCGTCCGGAACACGTCCCCGCATGGAACGATTTGACGCCCGGTCAGCAAGGAAACGAAGTCATTAAGATGCAAACCCTGGCCGCCATGATTGACCGAGTCGATCAAGAAATTGGACGACTTGTCGAAGACCTGCGAAGTGCCGGTGAACTCGACAACACTTTGATCTTGTTCGTGTCCGATAACGGTGCGTGTCCCTACGGCGGCAGCTCAAGTGAAACCGATGTTGAGCCCACCAGCGGTGGAGTTTCCTTGGGTGATTCGACGGGATGGGCGTGGGCGCGCAACAGCCCGCTTCGTTACTACAAGCAGAACCAATTTGAGGGCGGCATTTCTACGCCTGCGATCGTCCATTGGCCCAACGGCCTTTCGACAAAGGCAGGAGCCATCGCCCACGAACCGGTGCACCTGATCGATGTCTTGCCTACCCTGGCCGATGTGACCGAGTCGACGATTCCTACTACTTACGCCGGCCGCGACCTGAGACCCGTTTCGGGTGTCTCGCTGAAACCGATCTTAAAAGCAGAATCTCTTGAGGATCGTCCGCCGATCCACTTGCAATTCCAGAACGATCGCGGCTTACGGAGCGGCGATTGGAAGCTGGTCAGTTTCTCGGGCGATGCCTGGGAACTCTACAACCTGGCCGAGGACCGGGCTGAGAACAACAATCTTGCCGAAGCGAATCCAGAAAGGCTCGCTGATATGGTTGAATCCTGGACCGAAATGGCAGTCAACGAATTGCATCTACCGGAAAAGTTTATTGGACCGCCCAAACGAACACAGCAACCCCATACCCATCCCAAGTGGTCTAAGTACAGCACTCAGTCCGCAGCAACCAGCAGCACGCACACGGACACACGGACAGACCTGAAGCCGGTCGGTGCGATCGAGCCTCGAGCGCGTCGAAACACCAAGTTAGAAATGGCCGACGGAGTGGTCCGGTTGATAGCATCTGGCGACGACCCGGGCATCCTCATTGATTGGCGAGACCGCCAGCTTCCCGATGGTCCCTATCGTTTCGTCATGCGAGTTCGCGCCGGTGACGCTGCCGATGGCGAGTTGATGTATACGGTCAATCCAGGCGACAATCCACAGCGCGGCAAGAAAATTGCATTTGCAATCGAGGGCGATTCGAATGCGTGGCAAGACATCGACCTACTCATACCGGAACGGCAACGCATTTTCCGACTTCGAGTCGATCCTCGCAAACAACCAGGTGAGTTACTAATTTCCGAAATTAGATTGATCGGAGCCGATGGTTCCGTGATCACCTCTTGGCCAATTAGCCGAACCGGTGAGAACCGGAAGGACTGA
- a CDS encoding sulfatase-like hydrolase/transferase, whose product MIHSVLKAPIRIAPLPIAPGSRKWSTLVGLLTAVALVCPSASSETVSVFPSTLHPEHRAGPHGRGNAYAPDVICVSDALYQYYGAQGVDGHDRICLATSRDGKVWTDECVVFQVEGLNHVNDPSVVRVAGRWKMFYTRAEIGVTDTIGLAESDNGRDWVDRGEVFGPGEPESWNSLLVGRPSVLFDDGKFRMWYDGRSSLPASAPDKQAIKSSVSQRSVGYAESADGLTWKRHPRPVMHRDSGAVHVSQIDGSFVMLIESRKGTLWATSADGIRWQHQGLLADAGPFAPHGHVTPFLCKVENQFRLFFGAAMGTRWNENQLAWMDVDLPVQSTTKDLAADVVATLTRNDPPGPDLPLLARVKVEAASLAGRQQPDVRPNIVMIFSDDQRQDAVGYAGNSAITTPHLDALAKQGMVFRNCFVNTSICAINRANLLSGQYPGRHGIRDFFETFTHQQLRESVPGRLRDAGYQTAFFGKWGIGDTSEKTHLGAAVFDYWAGQPKQTNYFHESDCRHVRYDGFSRSSDDLCDCPADKRGHAGVQVRVGKETLSDPIHHDAEIIPMHAQRFLEGRDPDRPFCMMLFFKSPHGPFSDWDPATREYTAGKTMPIPLAATKANAQREPTVVQSSLGWSAGQTLLDNPARHQASVSDYYRSISSMDMGVGRIMAELHRRGLDQNTVVLFTSDNGHFSGEHGLGGKWLMYEPSLRVPGFLCDLRKPLQEAVSDELVITTDFSATILALAGLPIPDTISGLDLTALTDNEEIEWRDDMFYDHPYGHNGKIPTTIGVRTRTHTYTRYTSETPPFEQLFDNQTDPDQLNNLATDPEFNGQLLTLRRRCDQLQEEVQ is encoded by the coding sequence GTGATTCATTCCGTTCTGAAAGCACCGATTCGAATTGCTCCCCTTCCCATCGCACCAGGCAGTCGAAAATGGTCGACGTTGGTCGGTTTGCTGACGGCAGTCGCCTTGGTTTGCCCGTCCGCGTCATCTGAAACAGTATCGGTCTTTCCATCAACTCTTCATCCTGAGCACCGCGCCGGTCCTCATGGCCGCGGCAACGCATACGCGCCAGACGTGATCTGTGTCTCCGATGCGCTTTACCAGTACTACGGCGCCCAGGGCGTGGACGGCCACGATCGGATCTGCCTCGCCACCTCGCGTGACGGCAAAGTCTGGACAGACGAATGCGTTGTCTTTCAGGTTGAGGGATTGAACCACGTGAACGATCCGTCCGTGGTGCGAGTTGCTGGGCGTTGGAAGATGTTTTACACCCGCGCCGAAATTGGGGTAACCGATACGATCGGGTTGGCTGAATCAGACAACGGTCGCGATTGGGTCGACCGCGGCGAAGTATTCGGCCCTGGCGAACCGGAAAGTTGGAACAGCCTGCTGGTTGGTCGACCGAGCGTGCTGTTTGACGACGGCAAGTTTCGTATGTGGTACGACGGCCGCAGCAGCCTCCCCGCCTCGGCCCCCGATAAACAAGCGATCAAAAGTTCGGTCTCGCAACGCTCGGTTGGCTATGCGGAATCCGCCGATGGATTAACCTGGAAACGCCATCCTCGCCCCGTGATGCATCGCGACTCGGGCGCCGTCCATGTTTCGCAGATCGACGGTTCTTTCGTGATGTTAATTGAATCGCGCAAAGGAACGCTGTGGGCGACTTCGGCCGACGGGATCCGCTGGCAACATCAGGGATTGCTGGCCGACGCCGGACCCTTCGCACCGCACGGGCACGTCACCCCGTTTCTGTGCAAGGTTGAGAACCAGTTCAGATTGTTTTTTGGTGCTGCAATGGGAACGAGATGGAATGAGAATCAGCTCGCTTGGATGGACGTCGACCTTCCGGTTCAGAGCACGACCAAGGACCTCGCCGCAGATGTTGTCGCAACTTTAACGAGGAACGATCCGCCCGGGCCGGATCTGCCATTGCTTGCTCGCGTCAAGGTTGAAGCCGCTTCGTTGGCGGGACGCCAGCAGCCCGACGTGCGGCCCAACATTGTCATGATCTTCAGCGACGATCAACGTCAGGATGCGGTCGGCTACGCGGGCAATTCAGCGATCACGACTCCGCACCTGGATGCCCTGGCGAAGCAAGGGATGGTCTTCCGCAATTGTTTCGTCAACACGTCGATCTGCGCGATCAATCGAGCCAACTTGCTTTCGGGCCAGTATCCCGGACGACACGGCATCCGCGACTTTTTTGAAACCTTCACCCATCAGCAACTTCGAGAATCGGTGCCCGGACGTCTCCGGGATGCCGGCTATCAAACCGCGTTCTTTGGAAAATGGGGCATCGGCGACACTTCCGAAAAAACGCACCTGGGCGCCGCGGTCTTCGACTATTGGGCCGGTCAGCCCAAACAAACCAACTACTTCCACGAATCCGATTGCCGCCATGTTCGCTACGACGGGTTCTCGAGATCCTCAGACGACCTGTGTGATTGCCCTGCCGATAAGCGTGGCCACGCCGGCGTCCAAGTTCGTGTTGGCAAGGAAACGCTCAGCGATCCCATCCATCACGATGCAGAAATTATCCCGATGCACGCCCAGCGATTTCTGGAAGGTCGCGACCCTGACAGACCGTTTTGCATGATGCTGTTCTTTAAATCGCCGCACGGTCCGTTTAGCGATTGGGACCCCGCAACGCGGGAGTACACCGCCGGCAAGACGATGCCAATACCGCTGGCTGCGACGAAAGCAAATGCACAGCGCGAGCCGACCGTTGTTCAGAGCTCGCTGGGCTGGTCTGCCGGTCAAACGTTGTTGGACAATCCCGCGCGTCATCAGGCCAGCGTGAGCGATTACTACCGAAGTATTTCGAGCATGGACATGGGCGTGGGCCGCATCATGGCCGAGCTCCATCGTCGCGGCTTGGATCAAAATACCGTCGTGCTGTTCACGTCGGACAACGGCCACTTCAGTGGCGAACATGGTCTCGGCGGAAAGTGGCTGATGTACGAGCCATCGCTTCGCGTCCCCGGGTTCCTGTGCGATCTGCGAAAGCCGCTTCAGGAAGCAGTCTCCGATGAACTTGTCATCACCACCGATTTTTCAGCGACGATACTGGCACTGGCCGGCCTCCCAATTCCCGACACGATCTCAGGGTTAGATTTGACCGCGTTGACTGACAATGAGGAAATCGAATGGCGAGACGACATGTTTTACGACCACCCTTATGGACACAACGGAAAGATCCCAACGACGATCGGGGTTCGCACAAGGACGCATACCTATACGCGGTACACGTCCGAGACGCCCCCATTTGAGCAACTCTTTGACAATCAAACCGATCCCGACCAACTGAACAACCTCGCCACCGATCCGGAATTCAACGGTCAGTTGCTTACACTTCGTCGTCGCTGCGACCAACTACAAGAAGAAGTTCAATGA
- a CDS encoding DUF6088 family protein gives MIWPCIGSPKRALSGGSLAATTTCQSNTGHCGPLTPSAETIAPALAGRDRTRLQPAGAYAANALGLSEQAPAKVVFFTDGSSRTVKIGSMTIQLRQTTPRNMAAAGRLSGLVIQAFREIGQKNGLLTRIGG, from the coding sequence TTGATCTGGCCCTGCATCGGCTCGCCAAAAAGGGCGTTATCGGGCGGCTCGCTCGCGGCGACTACGACCTGCCAAAGCAACACCGGACACTGCGGGCCGCTTACGCCTTCGGCCGAGACGATCGCTCCGGCTCTCGCCGGACGCGACCGCACCAGACTGCAACCGGCTGGCGCCTACGCCGCCAACGCGCTCGGACTTTCCGAGCAGGCGCCGGCCAAGGTGGTCTTCTTCACAGACGGCTCAAGCCGCACGGTCAAGATCGGATCGATGACGATCCAGCTCAGACAAACCACGCCACGCAACATGGCGGCGGCCGGCCGACTCAGCGGGCTCGTGATTCAGGCTTTCCGCGAGATAGGTCAGAAAAATGGCCTCCTCACCAGAATCGGTGGGTGA
- a CDS encoding tyrosine-type recombinase/integrase: MGGVETCRRVKRRLEAAGLPGNISPHSFRSCAATDLLLQGVPLDDVQHLLGHSDVRTTRLYDRRQKAVTRDSVERISV; this comes from the coding sequence GTGGGCGGCGTCGAGACCTGCCGGAGGGTAAAGCGACGGCTCGAAGCCGCCGGCTTGCCGGGGAACATCTCTCCGCACTCATTCCGCTCCTGCGCCGCAACCGACCTGCTGCTTCAGGGTGTCCCGCTGGACGATGTTCAGCACCTTCTCGGTCACTCGGATGTGCGGACGACCCGCCTCTACGACCGCCGGCAGAAGGCGGTCACGCGGGATAGCGTCGAGCGGATCTCGGTGTGA
- a CDS encoding arylsulfatase — translation MRQVCQIFVLVLGLGLSLNAEASGGSFDRSVRTAENLEPAIPHPQQQEAALAKLAALKQEHGKRPNVVWIVVDDMGYGDPGCYGGGVMTGAATPNIDRLAAEGLKLTSCYAQQTCTPTRSAILTGRLPRRTGLTRPILAGDKVTKNPWEDEVSLAKLLSDAGYHTLLTGKWHVGEEEGMRPHDVGFDEFYGYYPAQKEISQRVDPRRYPGLVLDAQRLRGFEAVGPEDHLTHGFKGGGTEQLAQIQSIEDMGRADKVLADFTVAQIKELAQQEKPFFIEHCFMKAHCDNFRNPDLGSLSQSKYAYKEAVAEVDLHVGAIVRALAEAGVLENTFVFFTSDNGPQMDAWPDAGYTPFRGAKGTTFEGGVRVPGVAYWKGVIAPGRCSNDVFDLMDLFGTALTLAEVPPSKLPADRYYDFVDQTSFLLTDRGVSNRETAYFWWGSELMACRMHEYKAHVKVVLPQATHMHIDMALLHDVGLSPWFFNLHLDPKEEMPVGHRLDPWLASVLGKLKAHAATFKKYPPKEIGL, via the coding sequence ATGCGCCAGGTCTGCCAGATTTTCGTGCTCGTCCTCGGGCTCGGGCTCTCACTGAACGCCGAGGCGTCTGGCGGGTCGTTCGATCGCTCGGTTCGTACGGCCGAGAACCTCGAGCCTGCCATCCCGCACCCGCAGCAGCAGGAGGCGGCCCTGGCCAAGCTCGCCGCGCTGAAGCAGGAGCACGGCAAGCGACCGAACGTCGTGTGGATCGTCGTCGACGACATGGGCTACGGCGACCCAGGGTGCTACGGCGGGGGCGTCATGACCGGCGCCGCCACGCCGAACATCGACCGGCTGGCTGCCGAGGGCCTGAAACTCACCTCTTGCTACGCCCAGCAGACGTGCACGCCGACCCGCTCGGCGATCCTTACCGGGCGGCTGCCCAGGCGGACCGGGCTGACGCGGCCGATCCTCGCCGGCGACAAGGTCACGAAGAACCCTTGGGAGGACGAGGTCTCGCTCGCCAAGCTCCTGAGCGACGCCGGGTACCACACGCTGCTCACCGGGAAGTGGCACGTGGGCGAGGAGGAGGGCATGCGTCCCCACGACGTCGGCTTCGACGAGTTCTACGGCTACTACCCGGCCCAGAAGGAGATATCCCAGCGGGTCGACCCGAGGCGCTATCCGGGGCTGGTCCTGGACGCGCAAAGGTTAAGGGGCTTCGAGGCCGTCGGACCCGAGGATCATCTGACGCACGGCTTCAAGGGGGGCGGGACCGAGCAACTTGCGCAGATTCAATCCATCGAAGACATGGGCCGTGCCGACAAGGTGCTGGCCGATTTTACCGTCGCCCAGATCAAGGAGCTCGCGCAGCAGGAGAAGCCGTTTTTCATCGAGCACTGCTTCATGAAGGCGCACTGCGACAACTTCCGCAACCCCGACCTCGGCTCTTTGAGCCAAAGCAAGTACGCCTACAAAGAAGCGGTCGCGGAAGTCGATTTACACGTGGGCGCGATCGTCCGGGCGCTCGCTGAGGCGGGAGTGCTGGAGAATACTTTTGTGTTCTTTACCTCGGACAACGGCCCGCAAATGGACGCCTGGCCCGACGCGGGCTACACCCCCTTCCGCGGCGCGAAGGGCACGACGTTCGAAGGGGGCGTCCGCGTGCCGGGCGTCGCCTACTGGAAAGGGGTCATTGCGCCGGGCCGGTGCAGCAACGACGTGTTCGACCTGATGGACTTGTTCGGAACGGCGTTGACGCTCGCCGAGGTCCCCCCCAGCAAGCTGCCCGCCGACCGGTACTACGACTTCGTCGACCAGACCTCTTTCTTGCTCACCGACCGGGGCGTGTCGAACCGCGAGACGGCCTACTTCTGGTGGGGATCGGAATTGATGGCCTGCCGGATGCACGAGTACAAGGCGCACGTCAAGGTGGTGTTGCCGCAGGCAACGCACATGCACATCGACATGGCGCTGCTGCACGACGTCGGGCTGTCGCCGTGGTTCTTCAACCTGCACCTCGACCCCAAAGAAGAGATGCCCGTCGGCCACCGGCTCGACCCGTGGCTGGCCAGCGTGTTGGGCAAACTCAAGGCCCATGCCGCGACCTTTAAGAAGTATCCGCCGAAGGAGATCGGCCTTTAG